In Gordonia iterans, the following proteins share a genomic window:
- a CDS encoding nuclear transport factor 2-like protein, producing the protein MTPAVPEPVASFLERVNAHDEQAFLDAFVPDGAVDDWGRIFTGREAIKLWSDKEFIGSRGTLAVEDVQTGPGQITVTGDWRSNHANGRSIFVFDVAGDKLAKMTIREG; encoded by the coding sequence ATGACACCCGCAGTTCCCGAACCCGTCGCGTCCTTCCTCGAGCGCGTCAACGCCCACGATGAGCAGGCCTTCCTCGACGCCTTCGTCCCCGACGGAGCCGTTGACGACTGGGGTCGCATCTTCACCGGCCGCGAAGCGATCAAGCTCTGGAGCGACAAGGAGTTCATCGGCTCGCGAGGCACTCTCGCCGTCGAGGACGTCCAGACCGGACCCGGCCAGATCACCGTGACCGGCGACTGGCGCTCGAACCACGCGAACGGCCGGTCGATCTTCGTGTTCGACGTCGCCGGCGACAAGCTGGCCAAGATGACCATCCGCGAGGGCTGA
- a CDS encoding SDR family oxidoreductase, with protein MTEYTLAGKNVLIAGGAKNLGGLIARRSAEAGANVAIHFNSDSSRADAEQTLAAVEANGGKGVLIQADLTVPENVTRLFTEAEAAIGTIDVAVNTVGKVLRKPIVETTEAEYDTMFDVNAKSAYFFLKEAGTHLADNGKVITIVTALLAAFTDGYSTYAGGKSPVEHFTRAAAKEFADRGISVTSVAPGPMDTPFFYGQETPERVEFHKSQGMGNRLTHIEDIAPIVLFLATDGWWITGQTIFANGGYTTR; from the coding sequence CGCGGGAAAGAACGTCCTCATCGCCGGTGGCGCGAAGAACCTCGGCGGACTGATCGCACGGAGATCCGCCGAAGCCGGTGCGAACGTCGCCATCCACTTCAACTCCGACTCCAGCCGGGCGGACGCGGAGCAGACCTTGGCCGCCGTCGAGGCCAATGGCGGCAAGGGCGTGCTGATCCAGGCGGATCTCACCGTTCCCGAGAACGTCACGCGGCTGTTCACCGAAGCCGAGGCCGCCATCGGCACGATCGACGTCGCGGTCAACACCGTCGGCAAGGTACTGCGCAAACCCATCGTGGAGACCACCGAAGCCGAGTACGACACGATGTTCGACGTCAACGCCAAGTCCGCCTACTTCTTCCTGAAGGAGGCAGGGACGCATCTCGCCGACAACGGCAAGGTCATCACAATCGTCACCGCGCTGCTGGCCGCGTTCACGGACGGGTACTCGACGTATGCCGGCGGCAAGTCCCCGGTGGAGCATTTCACCCGGGCGGCGGCCAAGGAGTTCGCCGACCGCGGCATCTCGGTCACTTCGGTGGCCCCCGGGCCGATGGACACCCCGTTCTTCTACGGGCAGGAGACCCCCGAGCGCGTCGAGTTCCATAAGTCCCAGGGCATGGGCAACCGGCTCACTCACATCGAGGACATCGCCCCCATCGTCCTCTTCCTGGCTACTGACGGCTGGTGGATCACGGGCCAGACCATCTTCGCCAACGGCGGCTACACGACCCGCTGA
- a CDS encoding asparagine synthetase B family protein, with translation MCGIALIAGDGARERDLDSMMAAIAGRGESDERHSAPGVVAGTQRLKIVDREHARQPWRSSDGQWLLCYNGEVFNHGELRTELRARGHDLRSESDTEVVLAAFQEWGLDAVQHLRGEFAFAVVHLGTGEVYLARDPIGVKPLYYSWRHGRIHVASEVKALTGFGARISEVPPGHHGLTDGCSGPVLSPYFDLLDGRRAGEPIDDPDDAAALIRSTLDDAIEVRMNTDLPVGVVLSGGLDSSVVLTKVHERHPDCVAFTIGRPGSEDLAYARRLTADLGVRHEIIDLRPGQIGLPQIRRAIVQSELTEYGDVINAVVSIPLFERIRECGIKVVLTGDGSDELFGGYPMYHTIDANQADRLFVYKLRNLGRTELQRVDRSSMGQGVEARVPFLDKEMLDVAMRIPLTLKIAGEQEKWLVRRAYADVVPEYILRRPKAGMSYSSGLHDRARLFKPLFPGMYRRLAYDLHEPMRRDFDSVLEASGDDLDLAIASAVRRPDYRLGERVRDLAGAVRWNLQSALSGRVG, from the coding sequence GTGTGCGGAATCGCATTGATCGCCGGTGACGGCGCGCGAGAGCGCGACCTGGACTCCATGATGGCGGCGATCGCAGGCCGTGGTGAGAGCGATGAGCGGCACTCGGCGCCCGGGGTGGTGGCCGGGACCCAGCGCCTCAAGATCGTCGATCGCGAGCATGCGCGGCAGCCGTGGCGTTCGTCCGACGGGCAGTGGCTGCTCTGCTACAACGGCGAGGTCTTCAACCACGGGGAGCTCCGCACTGAGCTGCGCGCGCGGGGACACGACCTCCGCTCGGAGTCCGATACCGAGGTGGTCCTCGCGGCGTTTCAGGAGTGGGGTCTCGACGCGGTGCAGCATTTGCGCGGCGAGTTCGCCTTCGCCGTCGTGCATCTCGGCACCGGCGAGGTGTACTTGGCGCGAGATCCGATCGGCGTGAAGCCGCTGTATTACAGCTGGCGGCACGGCCGCATTCACGTGGCCTCAGAGGTCAAGGCGCTCACCGGATTCGGCGCGCGGATCTCCGAGGTGCCGCCGGGCCACCACGGGTTGACGGACGGATGTTCGGGGCCTGTCCTGAGTCCGTACTTCGATCTGCTCGACGGCAGACGAGCCGGTGAGCCGATCGACGATCCTGACGACGCGGCAGCGCTGATCCGTTCGACACTCGACGACGCCATCGAGGTCCGCATGAACACAGACCTGCCGGTCGGTGTGGTGCTGTCCGGTGGTCTGGACAGCTCGGTGGTGCTGACGAAGGTTCACGAGCGTCACCCCGACTGTGTGGCGTTCACCATCGGACGGCCGGGCAGCGAAGATCTGGCCTACGCCAGGCGGCTGACCGCCGACCTCGGGGTGCGGCACGAGATCATCGACCTGCGACCCGGGCAGATCGGCCTGCCACAGATTCGCAGGGCAATTGTCCAAAGCGAGCTCACAGAGTACGGCGACGTGATCAACGCGGTCGTGTCGATCCCGTTGTTCGAGCGGATCCGCGAATGCGGGATCAAGGTGGTCTTGACCGGTGACGGCTCCGACGAGTTGTTCGGCGGCTATCCGATGTATCACACGATCGATGCCAACCAGGCTGACCGGCTCTTCGTCTACAAGTTGCGCAACCTCGGACGGACCGAGCTGCAGCGAGTCGACCGATCGAGCATGGGGCAGGGTGTGGAAGCCCGCGTCCCCTTCCTGGACAAGGAAATGCTCGACGTCGCCATGCGTATACCGCTCACTCTGAAGATCGCGGGAGAGCAGGAGAAGTGGCTGGTCCGGCGGGCCTACGCCGATGTAGTGCCCGAGTACATCCTGCGTCGGCCGAAAGCCGGAATGTCGTACTCTTCCGGACTGCACGACCGAGCGCGGCTGTTCAAGCCGTTATTCCCGGGTATGTATCGGCGACTGGCCTACGATTTGCACGAACCCATGCGGCGTGACTTCGACTCGGTGCTGGAAGCGTCCGGTGACGACCTCGACCTGGCGATCGCGAGCGCGGTAAGACGACCCGACTACCGGCTCGGCGAACGCGTCCGCGATCTAGCTGGCGCGGTGCGCTGGAACCTGCAGTCGGCGTTGAGCGGACGCGTCGGATGA